A genomic window from Triticum urartu cultivar G1812 chromosome 7, Tu2.1, whole genome shotgun sequence includes:
- the LOC125520907 gene encoding ribonuclease 3-like protein 3: MDPHSHPHSLSPPPAPDDDPDAMPREQQQREEAPPGYVPPMSPEEVAAVEALLGYEFEDKSLVGLALTHGSFYLPYRSGDSTYERLEYLGDGVLTCLVSREVFLTYPDLPPGPLTRLRAANVDKEKLARIAVDHGIHRFLRHKAPKLEEQIADFVKELCQYEYHSNGLLDAPKVLSDIVESLIGAIYLDSKYNQELVWQVFQKLADPLIRLETLGRHPVSELLEFGQKSGRIVDISKDGWVKDTKVDVFVDGVLVASATYAQKKEIASNRAAKAALDKLKEMSGQSDVLSAPALGEAPEPLDELGRAGALEL; encoded by the exons ATGGACCCGCACTCGCACCCGCACTCGCTGTCGCCACCGCCAGCACCTGACGACGACCCCGACGCGATGCcgagggagcagcagcagcgggaGGAGGCGCCGCCGGGCTACGTGCCGCCGATGAGCCCGGAGGAGGTGGCGGCCGTCGAGGCGCTCCTCGGCTACGAGTTCGAGGACAAGTCCCTGGTCGGGCTGGCCCTCACGCACGGCTCCTTCTACTTGCCCTACCGCTCCGGCGACTCCACCTACGAGCGGCTCGAGTACCTGGGTGACGGCGTGCTCACCTGCCTCGTGTCACGGGAGGTCTTCCTCACCTATCCGGACCTCCCGCCAGGCCCGCTCACGCGCCTCCGCGCCGCCAACGTCGACAAGGAGAAGCTCGCGCGCATCGCCGTCGACCACGGCATCCACCGcttcctccgccacaaggcgcCCAAGCTCGAGGAACAG ATTGCTGATTTTGTGAAAGAATTGTGTCAGTATGAATACCACTCCAATGGGCTATTGGATGCTCCAAAAGTGCTGTCTGACATCGTGGAATCTCTTATTGGTGCCATATATCTTGACTCCAAGTACAATCAAGAGCTAGTTTGGCAG GTTTTTCAAAAGTTGGCTGATCCACTTATAAGGCTTGAGACATTAGGGAGGCATCCCGTAAGCGAGCTATTAGAGTTTGGCCAAAAGAGTGGTCGAATAGTGGATATCTCTAAAGATGGGTGGGTTAAGGATACGAAGGTTGATGTATTTGTTGACGGTGTGCTGGTTGCAAGCGCGACTTATGCTCAAAAGAAGGAGATAGCTTCGAACCGCGCCGCGAAGGCTGCTCTAGACAAATTGAAGGAGATGTCGGGGCAATCCGATGTTCTATCAGCCCCAGCCCTAGGAGAAGCTCCTGAGCCGTTGGACGAATTGGGTCGTGCTGGAGCTTTAGAGCTCTAG